The Edwardsiella tarda ATCC 15947 = NBRC 105688 region GCCTTGGCAGTCAGCCAGAGTAATGTGGGCATTACCGATCGGACTCAACTGGCGGCGATGATGGCACGCGTGGAGCTCGATCCTTTTAACTGATTGCGGAGGGCGTGATGAATACCCTACTGATTACCGAAGGTGCGCAGGGCGAAGCCCGTTGTTTCCTGGCTCGACGAATGTTGGAAGCGGCCGGTGAACAACGGCAGGTGAGCTGGGTGACCCACCCGCAAGAGGCGGAGTTGGTGCTGTTTATCGGCGACGACACGCCGCAGGATGCGGCGTTAGACGGTAAGCGTTTCTACCGTGCCACGGTGGCCGAGGCGATCCGCCAGCCGGAGGCGCTATTGGCGCGAGCACAGCGCGATGCCATGCCTTACCAGTATGTGGCGCCGCAAACAGCTGCGCCGGGCGCTCGGCCGTTGCGCCTGGTGGCGGTCACCGCCTGCCCGACCGGGGTGGCCCACACCTTTATGGCAGCCGAGGCGTTGGAGGCTGAGGCACGACGTCGCGGCTGGCAGGTCAAGGTAGAGACGCGGGGATCGGTAGGGGCGGGTAACGCCATTACGCCCGAAGAGGTGGCGCAGGCCGATCTGGTGGTGGTCGCCGCTGACATCGAGGTCGATCTGGCGAAGTTCGCCGGTAAGCCGATGTATCGGACCAGCACCGGCTTGGCGCTGAAGAAGAGTGCGCAGGAGTTGGATAAGGCGCAGCGGGAGGCGGTGATCTATCAACCGGCCTCTGCGGCGGGCGCCCCGGCGTCGGCGAGCGCTAAGAAGGAGGCGGGCGGCGCCTATCGCCATCTGCTGACCGGTGTCTCCTATATGCTGCCGATGGTGGTGGCGGGGGGGTTGTGTATCGCGCTCTCCTTCGTCTTCGGTATTCAGGCCTTTAAGGAGCCGGGTACGTTGGCGGCGGCGTTGATGCGGATCGGCGGAGACTCCGCCTTCGCATTGATGGTGCCAGTCTTGGCCGGCTATATCGCCTTCTCGATCGCCGACCGTCCCGGCCTGACGCCTGGGTTGATCGGCGGGATGTTGGCGGTCAGTCTCGGTTCCGGCTTTATCGGCGGCATCATCGCCGGTTTCCTTGCCGGCTATGTGGCGCGCGCCATCAGCAATGGCCTCAAGCTGCCCGCGAGTATGGAGGCGTTGAAGCCGATCCTGATCATTCCGCTGCTGTCGAGTCTGATCGTCGGTCTGGCGATGATCTATGTCATCGGTACGCCGGTGGCCAAGATCCTAGAGTGGCTGACCCACTGGCTGCAAACCATGGGCACCGCCAATGCGGTGATCCTGGGGGCCATCCTGGGGGCGATGATGTGTACCGACATGGGGGGGCCGGTAAACAAGGCGGCCTATGCCTTCGGGGTGGGGCTGCTCAGCACCCAGACCTATGGCCCGATGGCCGCCATCATGGCCGCCGGGATGGTGCCGCCGCTGGCGATGGGCTTAGCGACGTTCGTGGCGCGGCGTAAATTCGCGCAGAGCGAGCGAGAGGGCGGCAAGGCGGCGGTGATCCTCGGGCTGTGCTTTATCACCGAGGGGGCGATCCCCTTCGCCGCGCGCGACCCGATGCGTGTCCTGCCCTGCTGTATCCTGGGCGGCGCGTTGACCGGGGCGTTATCGATGCTGTTTGGCGCCAAGCTGATGGCACCGCACGGTGGGTTGTTTGTCCTGCTGATCCCTGGCGCGATCTCGCCGGTATTGCCTTACCTGTTGGCCATCGTGGCCGGGACGCTGTTGAGCGGGCTGTTGTA contains the following coding sequences:
- the fruA gene encoding PTS fructose transporter subunit IIBC, which produces MNTLLITEGAQGEARCFLARRMLEAAGEQRQVSWVTHPQEAELVLFIGDDTPQDAALDGKRFYRATVAEAIRQPEALLARAQRDAMPYQYVAPQTAAPGARPLRLVAVTACPTGVAHTFMAAEALEAEARRRGWQVKVETRGSVGAGNAITPEEVAQADLVVVAADIEVDLAKFAGKPMYRTSTGLALKKSAQELDKAQREAVIYQPASAAGAPASASAKKEAGGAYRHLLTGVSYMLPMVVAGGLCIALSFVFGIQAFKEPGTLAAALMRIGGDSAFALMVPVLAGYIAFSIADRPGLTPGLIGGMLAVSLGSGFIGGIIAGFLAGYVARAISNGLKLPASMEALKPILIIPLLSSLIVGLAMIYVIGTPVAKILEWLTHWLQTMGTANAVILGAILGAMMCTDMGGPVNKAAYAFGVGLLSTQTYGPMAAIMAAGMVPPLAMGLATFVARRKFAQSEREGGKAAVILGLCFITEGAIPFAARDPMRVLPCCILGGALTGALSMLFGAKLMAPHGGLFVLLIPGAISPVLPYLLAIVAGTLLSGLLYALIKQPDGAIQAEKAAAH